A single region of the Actinoplanes sp. SE50/110 genome encodes:
- a CDS encoding 1-acyl-sn-glycerol-3-phosphate acyltransferase: MSLPPVWARRLVIAPAIVLLAAGLLTTLPVWLLLALAVSPLVPGRLRVPRLVFLLIVYVVWDAAALIVLAALWIAAGAGRWIRGPVFQRAHYVVTGAFLRTLFWFARWSLHLAIDVVGTDPDTAQPGRPEIVVSRHAGPGDSFTLIHALVNWFAREPRIVLKAALQWDPAVDVLLNRLPNRFITPGRTATDRLADQIGELATGLDDNDAFVIFPEGGNFTPRRRVKAIARLRASGLDEMAVKAEGLRNLLPPKPGGLLAAIDAAPDAGVIFVAHTGLDRMITIGDVWRELPMDKRLVMRFWSVPPEEVPAGERERIDWLYAWWARIDAWIEENRPAPRPLWIDRGTAR, encoded by the coding sequence GTGAGTCTGCCGCCGGTGTGGGCCCGGCGCCTGGTCATCGCCCCGGCCATCGTGCTGCTCGCCGCCGGTCTGCTGACCACACTGCCGGTCTGGCTGCTTCTCGCGCTCGCGGTGTCGCCACTGGTCCCCGGCCGGTTGCGGGTGCCGCGGCTGGTCTTCCTGCTGATCGTGTACGTCGTCTGGGACGCCGCCGCGCTGATCGTGCTGGCCGCGCTGTGGATTGCCGCGGGCGCCGGCCGGTGGATCCGCGGCCCGGTGTTCCAGCGCGCCCACTACGTGGTGACCGGCGCGTTCCTGCGCACCCTGTTCTGGTTCGCCCGCTGGTCGCTGCACCTGGCGATCGACGTGGTCGGCACCGACCCGGACACCGCCCAGCCGGGCCGCCCGGAGATCGTGGTGAGCCGGCACGCCGGGCCGGGTGACTCGTTCACGCTGATCCACGCCCTGGTCAACTGGTTCGCCCGGGAACCGCGGATCGTGCTCAAGGCCGCCCTGCAGTGGGATCCGGCGGTCGACGTGCTGCTCAACCGGCTGCCGAACAGGTTCATCACCCCGGGCCGTACCGCCACCGACCGGTTGGCGGACCAGATCGGTGAGCTGGCCACCGGGCTGGACGACAACGACGCCTTCGTGATCTTCCCGGAGGGCGGCAACTTCACGCCCCGCCGCAGGGTCAAGGCGATCGCCCGACTGCGGGCCAGCGGTCTGGACGAGATGGCGGTCAAGGCGGAGGGCCTGCGCAACCTGCTGCCGCCGAAACCGGGTGGCCTGCTCGCGGCGATCGACGCAGCCCCGGACGCCGGGGTGATCTTCGTGGCGCACACCGGTCTGGACCGGATGATCACGATCGGCGACGTGTGGCGCGAGCTGCCGATGGACAAGCGTCTGGTGATGCGGTTCTGGAGCGTCCCGCCGGAGGAGGTGCCGGCCGGCGAGCGGGAGCGGATCGACTGGCTGTACGCCTGGTGGGCCCGGATCGACGCGTGGATCGAGGAGAACCGGCCGGCGCCGCGGCCACTGTGGATCGACCGCGGCACCGCCCGGTGA
- a CDS encoding patatin-like phospholipase family protein, producing MVDGPVAFVLGGGGVLGAVEVGMLRALFRAGFRPDVVVGTSIGAVNGALVAAEPGEAVTDRLVRLWASPEAAAVYGDSIGRQLRRFAARTHLHSPLPLRRLLAGELGEAATFADLKVPFHCCAASIERAAEHWFDSGPLVDAVLASSAVPGLLPPTEIDGEHFVDGGIVNSIPISEAVRLGARLIFVLQVGRVERQLSVPRRPWEVAQVAFEIARRHRFARDMASLPDGVRVHVLPSGGGEVGDDSPWAYRDMARVGRRISRAYTASRRYLAANVHPLPDGER from the coding sequence ATGGTCGACGGTCCGGTGGCGTTCGTGCTCGGCGGTGGTGGCGTGCTCGGCGCGGTCGAGGTGGGGATGCTGCGCGCGCTGTTCCGGGCCGGGTTCCGGCCCGACGTGGTGGTCGGCACCTCGATCGGCGCGGTCAACGGCGCGCTGGTGGCGGCCGAGCCGGGGGAGGCGGTCACCGACCGGCTGGTCCGGCTCTGGGCGTCCCCGGAGGCGGCCGCCGTCTACGGCGACTCGATCGGCCGGCAGCTGCGCCGGTTCGCGGCCCGCACGCACCTGCATTCGCCGCTGCCGCTGCGCCGTCTGCTGGCGGGGGAGCTGGGCGAGGCGGCCACCTTCGCCGATCTCAAGGTGCCGTTCCACTGCTGCGCGGCCAGCATCGAGCGGGCCGCCGAGCACTGGTTCGACAGCGGTCCGCTGGTCGACGCGGTGCTCGCCTCGTCCGCGGTGCCGGGGCTGCTGCCACCCACCGAGATCGACGGTGAGCATTTCGTGGACGGCGGGATCGTCAACTCGATCCCGATCAGTGAGGCGGTCCGGCTCGGCGCGCGGCTCATCTTCGTGCTGCAGGTGGGCCGGGTGGAGCGGCAGCTGAGCGTGCCGCGCCGGCCGTGGGAGGTGGCCCAGGTGGCGTTCGAGATCGCCCGGCGGCACCGGTTCGCCCGCGACATGGCGTCGCTGCCGGACGGCGTACGCGTGCATGTCCTGCCCAGTGGCGGCGGCGAGGTCGGCGACGACTCCCCATGGGCCTACCGCGACATGGCGCGGGTCGGCCGGCGGATCAGCCGGGCCTACACGGCCTCCCGGCGCTACCTGGCGGCGAATGTGCACCCGCTGCCGGACGGCGAGCGGTGA